Proteins encoded in a region of the Zea mays cultivar B73 chromosome 2, Zm-B73-REFERENCE-NAM-5.0, whole genome shotgun sequence genome:
- the LOC103649289 gene encoding uncharacterized protein, with translation MADMVSEVAGQGARPALRWTAVMSGFVLRRFVDLIGNGVKTDKGFKEIHLNSVAKNVSEFCGQEVTGQQVYNHLRKWRSRWVKVCKLKDISGALWDEDNFVISLEEGHYAAYIKDHPKDADYLNRPIENYMPMQIIFGSGVATGKFAMGSNEPLGKPTDIVDILDDGIEVTSKFVDCSNLTNKGKTVDKGTPGESNDNKPNLGKRKRFMTDEDVAVFNGMKQAVSDVAAAVRESIHAEAAPGIYNAVINCPGFSREALMYALNHMMEHKATSLVFLDMTPDDRDLWLKTFLAKHYHN, from the exons ATGGCTGACATGGTCTCTGAGGTTGCTGGTCAGGGGGCTAGGCCTGCTCTTAGGTGGACTGCTGTAATGTCTGGGTTTGTTCTCCGTCGTTTTGTTGACTTGATAGGAAATGGGGTTAAGACTGACAAAGGTTTTAAGGAAATCCACCTTAACTCTGTTGCTAAAAATGTATCTGAGTTCTGTGGCCAAGAAGTAACAGGCCAACAAGTGTACAATCACCTTCGTAAGTGGAGGTCTAGGTGGGTCAAGGTTTGCAAACTGAAGGACATTAGTGGCGCTCTTTGGGATGAGGATAACTTTGTCATAAGCTTAGAAGAGGGTCATTATGCTGCTTACATCAAG GATCACCCAAAAGATGCTGATTACCTCAATAGGCCCATAGAGAACTATATGCCTATGCAAATCATATTTGGAAGTGGGGTTGCCACAGGTAAGTTTGCAATGGGTTCAAATGAGCCTTTGGGCAAGCCAACTGACATTGTTGACATCCTAGATGATGGCATTGAAGTGACCTCAAAGTTTGTTGATTGTTCCAATCTAACTAACAAGGGGAAGACTGTTGACAAGGGTACCCCTGGTGAGTCCAATGATAACAAGCCCAACTTAGGGAAGAGGAAGAGGTTCATGACTGATGAGGATgttgctgtgttcaatgggatgaaACAAGCTGTTTCAGATGTTGCTGCTGCTGTCCGTGAAAGCATCCATGCTGAAGCAGCACCTGGGATCTACAATGCTGTAATCAATTGTCCTGGGTTCTCTAGGGAGGCTCTCATGTATGCCCTAAACCACATGATGGAGCACAAGGCCACCTCCCTGGTGTTCCTGGACATGACTCCTGATGATCGTGACCTATGGCTCAAGACTTTCCTAGCCAAGCACTACCACAACTGA